From a region of the Cucumis sativus cultivar 9930 chromosome 6, Cucumber_9930_V3, whole genome shotgun sequence genome:
- the LOC101210574 gene encoding mitogen-activated protein kinase kinase kinase 18: MEWIRGRTIGRGSSAAVSVATDIRFGQVMAVKSVEFSHLDFLKREQRILSQLNCSRVIGYKGFDVTLENGNLMCNLLMEFAPGGSILDAMEKAGGRLDEATAQFYTREVLSGLQYVHSNGVVHCDIKCCNILMGEDGIKIADFGCARRVEEVSGGNLAGTPIFMAPEVARGEKQGFAADVWSVGCAVIQMVTGRVPWANLSDPLAAIYRIGSGDDLPEIPRIMSEQGKDFLRRCLIRDPEERWSVNELLKHPFVQEQKSHPKQNSRTPTSILDQGIWDTVNDPETVESPIRPKIQRTPLQRIQQLNEVSTIGIPNWECDEDWITVRSIGLEENDIVSVMETPSSFQSIKMETNNGVGDQDYINVSRSRSSDYGSRKSSKAKNRDFPAMSSVFNQIM; this comes from the exons ATGGAGTGGATCAGAGGCCGGACCATCGGCCGTGGCTCCTCCGCCGCGGTCTCCGTCGCTACTGATATTCGGTTTGGTCAAGTGATGGCGGTTAAGTCAGTTGAGTTCTCTCACTTGGATTTTCTCAAGAGGGAACAGAGGATTCTTTCTCAATTGAATTGTTCACGTGTTATTGGTTATAAGGGGTTTGATGTTACGTTGGAAAATGGGAATTTGATGTGTAATcttttgatggagtttgcgCCTGGTGGGTCGATTTTGGATGCGATGGAGAAGGCGGGTGGCCGATTAGATGAAGCGACGGCTCAATTTTATACTCGTGAGGTTTTAAGTGGGCTTCAGTATGTTCATTCTAATGGTGTGGTACATTGTGATATTAAGTGTTGTAATATTTTGATGGGTGAAGATGGGATCAAGATTGCGGATTTCGGTTGTGCACGGCGGGTGGAAGAGGTTTCCGGTGGAAATTTGGCTGGGACGCCGATATTCATGGCGCCTGAGGTGGCGCGTGGAGAAAAACAGGGGTTTGCAGCTGATGTTTGGTCAGTGGGTTGCGCAGTGATCCAGATGGTGACCGGCCGAGTTCCTTGGGCGAATTTGTCGGATCCGTTGGCTGCCATTTACAGAATTGGGTCTGGCGATGATTTGCCGGAGATTCCAAGGATCATGTCGGAACAGGGAAAGGACTTTTTGCGGCGGTGTTTGATCAGAGACCCGGAAGAACGGTGGTCAGTTAACGAGCTTTTGAAGCACCCTTTTGTTCAAGAGCAGAAATCTCATCCCAAACAGAATTCAAGAACTCCAACGAGTATTTTGGATCAAGGAATATGGGACACGGTGAACGATCCGGAAACGGTTGAAAGTCCGATCAGaccaaaaattcaaagaacACCATTGCAGAGGATACAACAACTGAACGAAGTGTCAACGATTGGAATACCCAATTGGGAGTGCGACGAAGATTGGATAACAGTGAGAAGCATTGGCTTAGAAGAAAACGATATTGTTTCTGTAATGGAAACGCCCTCTTCCTTTCAATCCATCAAAATGGAAACTAACAACGGAGTTGGTGATCAGGACTATATTAATGTTAGTAGAAGTAGAAGTAGTGACTATGGTAGCAGAAAAAGCAGTAAGGCTAAGAACAGAGACTTTCCTGCTATGTCCTCTGTTTTCAACCAAATT ATGTGA